The proteins below are encoded in one region of Streptomyces marianii:
- a CDS encoding aminoglycoside phosphotransferase family protein, with the protein MISGSGGGPVDGGTEFTAEGLAPVLHEACETAGLDPRGAELLRLGSNAVYRLASLPVIVRIARDPTVLAEMERAVNVARWLETENFPAARVPVLVSQPMVVGGLVVTFWESVQENEEYATLGELADLLRRLHWLEEPESLGLPYFDPMAKLTASLDGLDGVAEEDRAFLEERAARLSKDYDRLDFVLPFGMIHGDANIGNILRHRHGQAVLIDLDGFALAPREWDLILTAIYHDRYGWHSKREYAEFVHRYGFDLMNWPGYETLADLGTCPRVVDTSEPGPARGRVGGISYGDEGLLARVQGGRCRAVPVGPEPHLRGHRQRSGDQPRDAA; encoded by the coding sequence ATGATCTCGGGCAGCGGTGGGGGACCGGTCGACGGCGGCACGGAGTTCACGGCGGAGGGTCTGGCTCCCGTCCTCCATGAGGCCTGCGAGACGGCCGGACTCGACCCCCGCGGCGCCGAGTTGCTGCGGCTGGGGTCGAACGCGGTCTACCGCCTCGCTTCGTTACCGGTAATTGTCCGCATCGCCCGCGACCCGACGGTGCTGGCGGAGATGGAACGGGCCGTGAACGTGGCCCGGTGGCTGGAGACAGAGAACTTCCCGGCCGCCCGAGTGCCGGTCTTGGTGAGTCAGCCGATGGTCGTCGGCGGCCTGGTGGTCACCTTCTGGGAGAGCGTCCAGGAGAACGAGGAGTACGCGACGCTCGGCGAGCTGGCCGATCTGCTGCGCCGCCTGCACTGGCTGGAAGAACCTGAGTCGCTCGGCCTGCCGTACTTCGATCCGATGGCCAAGCTGACGGCGTCCCTCGACGGACTGGACGGTGTGGCCGAGGAAGACAGGGCCTTCCTGGAGGAGCGAGCGGCCAGGCTCTCCAAGGACTACGACCGGCTGGACTTCGTCCTTCCCTTCGGCATGATCCACGGAGATGCCAACATCGGGAACATCCTCCGGCACAGGCACGGACAAGCGGTACTCATCGACCTGGACGGCTTCGCACTGGCCCCACGTGAGTGGGATCTGATCCTGACGGCGATCTACCACGACCGTTACGGGTGGCACTCGAAGAGGGAGTACGCGGAGTTCGTCCACCGGTACGGCTTCGACCTCATGAACTGGCCGGGCTACGAGACCTTGGCCGACCTCGGGACCTGTCCCCGAGTGGTGGACACCTCTGAGCCCGGCCCCGCCAGGGGCCGGGTAGGAGGCATCTCTTATGGTGATGAAGGTCTACTCGCCCGAGTTCAAGGCGGACGCTGTCGCGCTGTACCTGTCGGACCCGAGCCACACCTTCGAGGGCATCGGCAAAGATCTGGGGATCAGCCGCGAGACGCTGCGTAA
- the recD2 gene encoding SF1B family DNA helicase RecD2, giving the protein MPHQVPLDASEVIEGVVDHLLHVSFDERTVLRLTATTGGEESITALGKALFGVRPGESLRLHGAWVHHPRHGRQFRAERCERTVPADERAIRLYLASGMICGIGPILASAIVDAFGERTLKVIDAEPQRLLDVHGIGQVRLGRITAAWQEQKAIAEIMVFLQGLRITPALAVKIYTAYADTDDDPMHIVRRTPYRLCRDVRGVGFVNADKIALAVGIPKHSDARLQAALLHELDQAGASGHCHQPVRVLIVRTRQLLTDDDPATEEILDDAVLRHALETLRAQGEVITETLPLPVLDGTDTVADTEIAMLAHRHRDEAQLAFHVRRLLGSASSLADLAPWAERLAALRGRETAGLTDEQHQAILTALIRPLSVLTGGPGCGKTHTLRTLVDIADEAGAVIALAAPTGKAAKRLEETCGQAAMTVHRLIRPPDGDSLFDHAGVLETADLVVIDEASMLDLALARRLFAAVRNGCHLMLVGDIDQLPSVGPGRVLRDLLDVEDIPRTRLTKVFRQHDDSAAIVINAHRILHGELPREDPKVFWNRPVPTAEHTAQRVVDLVCELMPKHFGARPEDIQVLCPGKKNIAGMTDLNLRLQEHLNPPADDKPQHYHGGAAFRLGDRVQQVRNNPHRGESGIFNGSSGTITAVDVEAHRLTVTFHDGEAATYPFADLDELVHAYALTVHRSQGSEYPYVIIPMISAAGMMLLQRNLLYTAVTRARNGAMLIGQSEAVERAIANNRTQRRNTALTHRIHHAEAAVPAPRAHTPSGQLTWD; this is encoded by the coding sequence CCCGGGGAGAGCCTGCGGCTGCACGGAGCCTGGGTCCATCATCCTCGCCACGGACGGCAGTTCAGAGCCGAGCGGTGCGAGCGGACGGTGCCGGCCGACGAACGGGCGATCCGTCTCTATCTCGCCTCGGGCATGATCTGCGGGATCGGGCCGATTCTCGCCTCGGCGATCGTGGACGCCTTCGGCGAGCGGACCCTGAAGGTCATCGACGCCGAACCACAGCGGCTCCTCGATGTGCACGGGATCGGCCAGGTCCGGCTGGGCCGGATCACGGCGGCCTGGCAGGAGCAGAAGGCCATCGCCGAGATCATGGTGTTCCTGCAGGGCCTCCGGATCACTCCGGCGCTCGCAGTGAAGATCTACACCGCGTACGCCGACACCGACGACGACCCGATGCACATCGTCCGTCGTACCCCCTACCGGTTGTGCCGGGACGTACGCGGTGTCGGCTTTGTCAACGCCGACAAGATCGCCCTCGCCGTCGGCATCCCGAAGCACAGCGACGCACGCCTTCAGGCCGCGCTCTTGCATGAACTCGACCAAGCCGGAGCCAGTGGCCACTGCCACCAGCCAGTGCGCGTTCTGATCGTCCGTACCCGTCAGCTGCTGACCGATGACGATCCGGCGACCGAGGAGATCCTCGACGACGCGGTCCTGCGTCACGCGCTGGAGACGCTGCGTGCCCAGGGCGAGGTGATCACGGAGACGCTGCCGCTACCCGTGCTGGACGGAACTGACACCGTGGCTGACACCGAGATCGCCATGCTGGCGCACCGGCACCGGGACGAGGCACAACTGGCCTTCCACGTACGGCGCCTGCTCGGCTCCGCCTCCTCGCTGGCCGACCTCGCTCCGTGGGCCGAGCGTCTGGCTGCGCTGAGGGGCCGGGAGACGGCCGGGCTGACCGACGAGCAGCACCAGGCGATCCTGACCGCCCTGATCCGCCCTCTCTCGGTCCTGACCGGCGGACCGGGCTGCGGCAAGACCCATACCCTGCGCACTCTGGTCGACATCGCCGACGAGGCCGGTGCGGTAATCGCGCTGGCCGCTCCGACCGGAAAGGCCGCCAAACGCCTGGAGGAGACCTGCGGGCAGGCGGCGATGACCGTGCACCGGCTGATCAGACCGCCCGACGGCGACTCCCTCTTCGATCACGCCGGCGTTCTGGAGACCGCCGACCTGGTGGTCATCGACGAGGCATCGATGCTCGACCTGGCCCTGGCCCGCCGGCTGTTCGCCGCCGTCCGGAACGGCTGCCACCTGATGCTTGTCGGCGACATCGACCAGCTTCCCAGCGTCGGCCCCGGCCGCGTGCTGCGCGATCTCCTCGATGTCGAGGACATCCCGCGCACCCGGCTCACCAAGGTCTTCCGCCAGCACGACGACAGCGCGGCGATCGTCATCAACGCCCACCGCATCCTGCACGGTGAACTGCCGAGGGAGGACCCCAAGGTCTTCTGGAATCGTCCCGTACCCACCGCCGAGCACACCGCCCAGCGCGTGGTGGACCTGGTCTGCGAGCTCATGCCGAAGCACTTCGGGGCCCGCCCGGAGGACATCCAGGTCCTGTGCCCCGGCAAGAAGAACATCGCCGGCATGACCGACCTCAACCTGCGCCTCCAGGAGCACCTCAATCCTCCGGCCGACGACAAGCCGCAGCACTATCACGGTGGTGCCGCCTTCCGGCTCGGCGATCGCGTGCAGCAAGTCCGCAACAACCCCCACCGTGGCGAATCCGGAATCTTCAACGGCAGCAGCGGCACCATCACAGCTGTCGACGTCGAAGCCCACCGGCTCACCGTCACCTTCCACGACGGCGAGGCGGCGACGTACCCCTTCGCCGACCTCGACGAGTTGGTCCACGCCTACGCGCTGACCGTCCACCGCTCCCAGGGCAGCGAATACCCCTACGTCATCATCCCCATGATCAGCGCGGCCGGGATGATGCTGCTCCAGCGCAACCTGCTCTACACCGCCGTCACCCGCGCCCGCAACGGAGCCATGCTCATCGGCCAGAGCGAAGCCGTCGAACGCGCGATCGCCAACAACCGCACCCAGCGCCGCAACACCGCCCTCACTCATCGCATCCATCACGCCGAGGCCGCCGTACCGGCACCACGCGCCCACACGCCGAGCGGCCAACTCACCTGGGACTGA